One Xenopus tropicalis strain Nigerian chromosome 8, UCB_Xtro_10.0, whole genome shotgun sequence genomic window carries:
- the LOC116406659 gene encoding histone deacetylase 6-like encodes MASPQEPKPVAPRGMRGASRSPVTPASNMGKPKKKGASPQGSQSLQEVKKRGHRMRRTPEKELCDQLEGLNLVAEAAVQGTGLVYDEQMAQTCCLWDENFPECPARIWAVRDKMA; translated from the exons ATGGCCTCTCCGCAGGAGCCCAAACCAGTGGCCCCGAGGGGCATGAGAGGAGCCTCCCGCTCTCCCGTGACTCCGGCGTCCAACATG GGAAAGCCCAAGAAGAAAGGTGCATCCCCCCAAGGCTCCCAGTCCCTACAGGAAGTAAAGAAGAGGGGCCACAGGATGAGACGCACCCCCGAGAAGGAGCTGTGTGACCAACTAGAGGGACTG AATTTGGTGGCAGAGGCAGCCGTGCAGGGAACGGGACTGGTTTATGATGAGCAGATGGCACAAACCTGCTGTTTATGGGATGAGAA CTTCCCTGAATGCCCTGCCCGGATCTGGGCAGTGAGAGACAAGATGGCCTGA
- the hdac6 gene encoding LOW QUALITY PROTEIN: histone deacetylase 6 (The sequence of the model RefSeq protein was modified relative to this genomic sequence to represent the inferred CDS: inserted 6 bases in 5 codons; deleted 8 bases in 5 codons; substituted 4 bases at 4 genomic stop codons), which yields MAERICAQSCMASSAGAQTSGTPRGMRGSLPLSRKAPRRKGASPQGSQSLRKLKKRGAHRMRRTRPRRSCVTTRGTGGEPYKARQAVQGTGLVYDEQMAQTCCXWDENFPECPARIWAVRDKMAEYGLAERCVAVQAREASEEEISLIHSPQYVALMGSTQNMNVEELQALSDRYDSVYLHPTSFTCASLAVGSVLQLVDKVLRREIRNGLAVVRPPGHHAHVDQMNGYCMFNQLAIAARYAQRTYGAKRVLIVDWDVHHGQGTQFLFENDPSVLYFSVHRYENGGFWPHLRESASSAVGKERGERFNVNVAWNKTRMSDADYIHVFLNILLPIAYEFQPHLVLVAAGFDSVVGDPKGEMSATPGCFSHLTHLLMSLAQGRLILSLEGGYNQRSLAEGVCACLKALLGDPCPKLPLPSAPCQSALDSISDTLSAHCRLWKVLQDYESEGEAIDEPQSAEEQPPDGADEPPLEKVLEQSMMEVMREVPAQRTALVYDEQMMEHHNMWDSCHPESPQRINQIFKRHKDLGLLDRCSRIPSALGHSEGLQMCTGGLSYIQKIEASATXTPRPAPTGDEYNXIYINSRSYHSARLAAGSTFSVVEAVVTGKAQNGVCIVRPGSHMQKPAEACGFCFFNTVAQPARYAQRLRSRXEDPLRVMILDWXVHHGNGTQHIFQRMPGCVLYVSLHRYDEGLFFPNSEEHHMTRFAIGKGAGSMWNIPWNGSKXGDPEILMAFHRVVMPIAYELTRSWFCIAGFDGPAGDPLGACKXSPEGNAXLTHLLMGLAGGRVILVLEGGYNQHPISESHGYVHSLPSGDPPPTLSDLRPPKPSAFNSVRKVRQAHRQVGRSLRLNVAPQGAHNLQHSPVMXNPQKGRFATEAGPSAMISHKGLTSQQDPLRRDRHSLHRHSAQTSVAETPRPLVPESRFLPRGGDPHKAGAAGRGCGGSEAETPTIGFETLMESMANESGEDCITPLPGAPTWLCECCAPGGSGCAVGRYVSPTHAVPWTCLWHHLVSQFSDLSVWCYGCESYVHHQVTPHKAGVLGGLREARRPGNPTSV from the exons ATGGCGGAGAGGATTTGTGCTCAGTCCTG CATGGCCTCCTCCGCAGGAGCCCAAACCAGTGGCACCCCGAGGGGCATGAGAGGAAGCCTCCCGCTCTCCC GGAAAGCCCCAAGAAGAAAAGGTGCATCCCCCCAAGGCTCCCAGTCCCTA AGGAAGTTAAAGAAAAGAGGGGCCCACAGGATGAGACGCACCCGCCCGAGAAGGAGCTGTGTGACCACTAGAGGGACTGGTGGAGAACCCTATAAAGCA AGGCAAGCCGTGCAGGGAACGGGACTGGTTTAT GATGAGCAGATGGCACAAACCTGCTGTTAATGGGATGAGAA CTTCCCTGAATGCCCTGCCCGGATCTGGGCAGTGAGAGACAAGATGGCTGAATACGGCCTGGCAGAGCGCTGTGTGGCAGTGCAG GCACGAGAAGCATCAGAGGAGGAAATCTCGCTCATTCACAG CCCCCAGTATGTGGCCCTGATGGGATCCACTCAGAACATGAACGTGGAGGAGCTGCAAGCTCTGTCCGACCGCTATGATTCTGTGTACTTGCACCCG ACGTCCTTCACCTGCGCCTCCTTAGCAGTGGGCTCTGTGCTGCAGCTGGTGGATAAAGTTCTGCGTAGGGAGATCCgcaatggattggctgttgtcaG GCCCCCTGGACATCATGCCCACGTTGACCAGATGAACGGTTACTGCATGTTTAACCAGCTTGCTATTGCTGCCCGGTATGCCCAACGGACATATGGTGCCAAGCG GGTCCTAATTGTAGACTGGGACGTGCATCATGGGCAGGGCACACAGTTCCTGTTTGAGAATGATCCCAG TGTCCTGTATTTCTCTGTCCATCGCTACGAGAACGGGGGGTTTTGGCCCCATCTGAGAGAATCGGCCAGTTCTGCTGTGGGCAAGGAGCGGGGAGAGAGATTCAATGTGAATGTGGCCTGGAACAAG ACCAGAATGAGCGACGCTGATTATATCCACGTGTTCCTTAACATCCTCCTCCCTATCGCCTACGAG TTCCAGCCTCACCTCGTCTTGGTAGCGGCAGGATTTGATTCTGTGGTCGGAGACCCTAAG GGAGAGATGTCGGCCACCCCAGGGTGTTTCTCTCACCTCACCCATTTGCTGATGTCGCTGGCACAGGGCAGGCTCATACTTTCCCTAGAG GGTGGGTACAACCAGCGCTCGTTGGCAGAAGGAGTTTGTGCGTGTCTAAAAGCCTTACTGGGTGACCCATGCCCAAAGCTGCCCCTGCCCTCTGCTCCCTGTCAAAG CGCACTGGATTCCATATCAGACACGCTAAGTGCTCATTGCAGGTTATGGAAGGTGCTGCAGGATTACG AGAGTGAAGGAGAGGCCATTGATGAGCCCCAGAGTGCTGAAGAACAACCCCCTGACGGGGCAGATGAGCCGCCTCTGGAAAAAGTTCTAGAACAGTCAATGATGGAAGTGATGAGGGAGGTGCCAGCGCAGCGAACTGCTCTGGTGTATGATGAGCAAATGATGGAGCATCACAATATGTGGGACAG TTGTCACCCAGAGTCTCCGCAGAGG ATAAACCAGATATTTAAGCGGCACAAGGACCTGGGGCTGTTGGATCGTTGCAGTCGCATCCCGTCGGCGCTTGGCCACTCAGAAGGACTACAGATGTGCACAGGTGG CCTTTCCTACATCCAGAAGATTGAGGCATCTGCCACATGAACCCCGAGACCTGCACCGACTGGGGACGAGTACA CCATTTATATCAATTCCAGATCCTATCACAGTGCCCGGCTGGCAGCTGGCTCCACCTTTAGTGTTGTGGAGGCCGTGGTTACAGGAAAG GCACAAAATGGAGTTTGCATTGTTCGCCCCGGGTCACACATGCAGAAACCCGCTGAAGCCTGTGGTTTCTGTTTCTTTAACACAGTGGCACAGCCGGCCCGCTATGCACAGAGGCTGCGGAGCC TCGAGGATCCACTCAG AGTAATGATTTTGGATT GTGTGCACCATGGCAACGGCACACAGCATATCTTCCAGAGGATGCCAGGTTG TGTGCTCTACGTGTCCCTCCACCGGTATGATGAGGGCCTGTTCTTCCCTAATTCAGAAGAGCATCACATGACAAGGTTTGCAATTGGGAAGGGGGCGGGTTCAATGTGGAACATCCCTTGGAATGGCAGCA ATGGCGACCCGGAAATATTAATGGCGTTTCACAGAGTGGTGATGCCCATTGCCTATGAG TTAACCCGCAGCTGGTTCTGTATCGCTGGGTTTGATGGGCCCGCTGGAGACCCTCTGGGGGCTTGCAAGTGAAGCCCTGAAGGT AATGCCTAATTGACGCACCTATTGATGGGCCTGGCAGGGGGCAGAGTGATTCTGGTGCTAGAG GGTGGGTACAATCAACATCCCATCTCCGAGTCCCATGGTTATGTGCACTCACTCCCTTCTGGGGACCCCCCTCCCACTCTGTCTGACCTGCGACCCCCAAAACCGTCTGCTTTCAACTCCGTTCGCAAAGTCCGTCAGGCTCATCGGCAAGTA GGGCGCAGCCTTCGGCTAAACG TGGCCCCCCAGGGGGCACACAATCTCCAGCACTCCCCAGTGAT GAACCCCCAGAAAGGAAGATTTGCTACGGAGGCTGGACCTTCCGCCATGATCTCCCACAAGGGGCTTACCTCCCAACAGGATCCCCTCAGAAGAGACCGCCATTCCCTGCATCGCCACAGCGCCCAGACTTCCGTGGCAGAGACACCTCGCCCATTGGTGCCAGAGAGCAGATTTCTCCCCAGAGGAG GTGACCCCCACAAAGCAGGAGCTGCTGGGCGAGGCTGCGGAGGCTCGGAGGCTGAAACCCCCACAATCGGGTTTGAGACTCTCATGGAGTCGATGGCGAACGAGTCC GGTGAGGATTGCATCACCCCGCTGCCTGGTGCCCCCACTTGGCTCTGTGAGTGCTGTGCCCCCGGCGGGTCTGGAT GTGCTGTGGGCAGGTATGTCTCCCCAACACATGCTGTGCCATGGACTTGCCTCTGGCATCACCTTGTTTCTCAGTTCTCCGATCTGTCTGTGTGGTGCTACGGCTGTGAGTCCTACGTCCATCACCAG GTGACGCCCCACAAAGCAGGAGTGCTGGGCGGGCTGCGGGAGGCTCGGAGGCCTGGAAACCCCACATCGGTTTGA